A single genomic interval of Paracoccus contaminans harbors:
- a CDS encoding monovalent cation/H+ antiporter subunit A, which translates to MSPALIAALPFIGALLPGLMVRAGRSAAASACAAASALALLGLLLHAPAITAGEVIATRIQWMPQIGLNADFRLDGLGLLFGIMILGIGLLVILYARHYLSQADAAGPFFTWLMLFQGAMTGIVLSDNILMMLVFWELTSLSSFMLIGFWKHLPEGRQGARMALTVTGLGGLAMIAGCLMLGQVAGSYRLSDILAVRGAIQGSPLYLPALVLILIGAFTKSAQFPFHFWLPRAMAAPTPVSAYLHSATMVKAGIFLMARLWPVLAGTPEWTGIVATAGLVTMLAGAVIALFQDDLKGLLAYSTISHLGLITMLLGLGTEEAAVAAVFHIIAHATFKAALFMAAGIVDHEAHTRSIARLGGLRRLMPLTFAIVLVAALSMAGIPPFSGFISKELMLENAARADLGGMAWLVGALATLGALVSVAYSLRMIVHVFLGPVRQDHPAPPHDPGIGLWLAPALLAALVVVGGLAPNLTLGWLVEAAAAAVTGAHPHPHFALWHGFTPALKMSLAAILGGAALLALWRPANGLRLALPRPDAGAIFDDMTGTAAAWARRFTSGVTNGSMSRALALLMLTATAAGFAAWQTGRAGPEVRPMLPVTPIAALGWVMAMLATGTMVALHRRRILALVLVGIVGLIVSCAFVYLSAPDLALTQITVEVVTVMLLLLALNFLPKRTVLDTGNVKRGADAFVAALTGLGVGILAYAIMRRDFAFPSIKDYMLATSHDLGGGDNVVNVILVDFRGYDTYGEITVLGIAALTIFALTETLLAGRSGRRLSAWKGDMRRAGDRHPLMLVVATRVLLPISLVVGLYIFLRGHNAPGGGFVAGLIVSVALVMQYMASGFAWAMQRQNIPYHTLIGLGVLCAGITGAGAWFAGKPFLTSAFGYVHLIGVEPFELATAMGFDTGVFLAVVGAVMLALNSLSRIARAAGQRVNAEPMDIHPERPR; encoded by the coding sequence ATGTCGCCAGCACTGATTGCTGCGCTGCCGTTCATCGGGGCGCTGCTGCCGGGACTGATGGTCCGCGCGGGCCGGTCGGCCGCCGCGAGCGCCTGCGCCGCGGCGAGCGCGCTGGCGCTGCTGGGCCTGCTGCTGCATGCGCCCGCCATCACCGCAGGCGAGGTCATTGCCACGCGCATCCAGTGGATGCCGCAGATCGGCCTGAACGCCGATTTCCGGCTCGACGGGCTGGGGCTGCTGTTCGGGATCATGATCCTGGGGATCGGGCTGCTGGTCATCCTCTATGCCCGGCACTATCTGTCGCAGGCGGATGCGGCGGGGCCGTTCTTCACCTGGCTGATGCTGTTCCAGGGCGCGATGACGGGCATCGTGCTGTCGGACAACATCCTGATGATGCTTGTCTTCTGGGAACTGACCTCGCTGTCCTCGTTCATGCTGATCGGGTTCTGGAAGCATCTGCCCGAGGGCCGGCAGGGCGCGCGCATGGCGCTGACCGTGACGGGCCTTGGCGGGCTGGCGATGATCGCCGGCTGCCTGATGCTGGGTCAGGTCGCGGGCAGTTACCGCCTCTCCGACATCCTTGCGGTGCGCGGGGCCATCCAGGGATCGCCCCTCTACCTGCCGGCGCTGGTGCTGATCCTGATCGGCGCCTTCACCAAGTCGGCGCAGTTCCCGTTCCATTTCTGGCTGCCCCGCGCGATGGCCGCGCCCACGCCGGTCAGCGCCTATCTGCACTCGGCTACGATGGTCAAGGCGGGCATCTTCCTGATGGCGCGGCTGTGGCCGGTGCTGGCAGGCACGCCCGAATGGACAGGCATCGTCGCCACCGCGGGGCTGGTGACGATGCTGGCCGGGGCGGTGATCGCGCTGTTTCAGGATGACCTGAAAGGGCTGCTGGCCTATTCCACGATCAGCCATCTGGGCCTCATCACCATGCTGCTGGGCCTTGGGACCGAGGAAGCGGCCGTCGCCGCCGTGTTCCACATCATCGCCCATGCGACCTTCAAGGCGGCGCTGTTCATGGCCGCCGGCATCGTCGATCACGAAGCGCATACCCGCTCGATCGCCAGGCTGGGCGGGCTGCGCAGGCTGATGCCCCTGACCTTCGCCATCGTGCTGGTCGCCGCGCTGTCGATGGCGGGGATCCCGCCCTTCAGCGGCTTCATTTCCAAGGAACTGATGCTGGAAAACGCCGCGCGCGCCGATCTCGGCGGGATGGCCTGGCTGGTGGGCGCGCTGGCGACGCTGGGGGCGCTGGTCTCGGTCGCCTATTCGCTGCGGATGATCGTGCATGTCTTCCTGGGACCGGTGCGCCAGGATCATCCGGCCCCGCCGCATGATCCGGGCATCGGGCTGTGGCTGGCCCCCGCGCTGCTGGCGGCGCTGGTGGTCGTGGGGGGGCTGGCACCGAACCTGACCTTGGGTTGGCTGGTCGAGGCCGCCGCGGCCGCCGTCACGGGCGCGCATCCGCACCCCCATTTCGCGCTGTGGCATGGCTTTACCCCGGCGTTGAAGATGTCGCTGGCGGCGATCCTGGGGGGCGCGGCGCTGCTGGCGCTGTGGCGGCCGGCCAACGGGCTGAGGCTGGCGCTGCCCCGCCCCGACGCGGGGGCGATCTTTGACGACATGACCGGGACGGCGGCGGCCTGGGCGCGCCGGTTCACGAGCGGCGTCACCAACGGGTCGATGTCGCGGGCGCTGGCGCTGCTGATGCTGACGGCCACCGCGGCGGGCTTTGCCGCCTGGCAGACCGGCCGGGCCGGGCCCGAGGTGCGTCCCATGCTGCCCGTCACCCCGATCGCGGCCCTGGGCTGGGTGATGGCGATGCTGGCCACCGGCACGATGGTCGCGCTGCATCGCCGCCGCATCCTCGCGCTGGTGCTGGTGGGGATCGTGGGGCTGATCGTCAGCTGCGCCTTTGTCTATCTGTCCGCCCCCGACCTGGCCCTGACGCAGATCACGGTCGAGGTGGTGACGGTCATGCTGCTGCTGCTGGCGCTGAACTTTTTGCCCAAGCGGACGGTGCTGGACACCGGCAACGTCAAGCGCGGCGCCGACGCCTTCGTGGCCGCGCTGACCGGCCTTGGCGTCGGCATCCTGGCCTATGCGATCATGCGGCGCGATTTCGCCTTTCCGTCGATCAAGGACTACATGCTGGCCACCAGCCACGATCTGGGGGGCGGCGACAACGTGGTGAACGTGATCCTGGTCGATTTCCGCGGCTATGACACCTATGGCGAGATCACCGTTCTGGGCATCGCCGCGCTGACCATCTTTGCGCTGACCGAAACGCTGCTGGCCGGGCGGTCGGGGCGGCGCCTTTCGGCGTGGAAGGGCGACATGCGCCGCGCGGGTGACCGGCACCCGCTGATGCTGGTGGTGGCGACGCGGGTTCTGCTGCCGATCTCGCTGGTGGTGGGGCTGTATATCTTCCTGCGCGGGCACAATGCGCCGGGGGGCGGCTTCGTCGCGGGGCTGATCGTATCGGTGGCGCTGGTCATGCAATACATGGCCTCGGGCTTTGCCTGGGCGATGCAGCGCCAGAACATCCCCTATCACACGCTGATCGGGCTGGGCGTGCTGTGTGCGGGCATCACCGGCGCGGGCGCCTGGTTCGCGGGCAAGCCGTTCCTCACCTCGGCCTTCGGTTATGTTCACCTGATCGGGGTCGAGCCGTTCGAGCTTGCCACCGCCATGGGCTTTGACACCGGCGTGTTCCTGGCAGTCGTGGGCGCGGTGATGCTGGCGCTGAACTCGCTCTCGCGGATCGCCCGCGCCGCCGGCCAGCGCGTGAACGCCGAGCCGATGGACATCCACCCCGAAAGGCCGCGCTGA
- the ruvC gene encoding crossover junction endodeoxyribonuclease RuvC, translating into MRVLGIDPGLVNMGWGVIVVDGSRISHVANGIVRSGAASLAARLCDLHRGLAAVIAAHAPDAAAVEQTFVNKDAVGTLKLGQARGVALLAPAQAGIEVGEYAPNAVKKAIVGVGHAQKQQVEHMVRLVLPGVDLAGPDAADALAIAICHARHLQSRVLRIKVVA; encoded by the coding sequence ATGAGGGTTCTGGGCATAGATCCCGGCCTGGTGAACATGGGCTGGGGCGTGATCGTGGTGGACGGCTCGCGCATCTCCCATGTGGCGAACGGCATCGTGCGGTCGGGCGCGGCCAGTCTTGCGGCCCGGCTGTGCGATCTGCACCGGGGCCTTGCGGCGGTCATCGCCGCCCATGCGCCCGATGCCGCCGCGGTGGAACAGACCTTTGTCAACAAGGACGCGGTCGGCACGCTGAAGCTGGGGCAGGCGCGGGGGGTGGCGCTGCTCGCGCCGGCGCAGGCCGGGATCGAGGTCGGGGAATATGCCCCCAATGCGGTGAAGAAGGCGATCGTCGGCGTCGGCCATGCGCAAAAGCAGCAGGTCGAACACATGGTCCGCCTGGTCCTGCCGGGGGTGGACCTGGCCGGGCCGGATGCCGCCGATGCGCTGGCCATCGCCATCTGCCACGCCCGCCATCTGCAAAGCCGCGTGCTGCGCATCAAGGTGGTCGCGTGA